Proteins encoded by one window of Babylonia areolata isolate BAREFJ2019XMU chromosome 8, ASM4173473v1, whole genome shotgun sequence:
- the LOC143285013 gene encoding uncharacterized protein LOC143285013 isoform X2, which translates to MALLKTFGVTVFMVIFTAQHMPASGEIQEFLAAALGGRVREVLTTCCLVKEVTCPVSRVALSHTPSLHNASLSIAYHVARFSQCVCGNRRQCVLSFQPSFLPEGLDDVTYDVTFVTALRTSKYKCTYRGTRALMCVLAQSLSTTMVDLTLPGALGTPLGTSGTLGTLRAHLAATASMTRSSRALMALGAAGFFGEAMEEAVEHLVETGRYPPLPPPSRPPPAAGGGGRECGRSCAPLRCAVLVWKEEEGGRLQGLRAFPAGVVFSLRDHHHRGRRLSERQRYHQCLRKNDVVPPPLSTTTMRTDLQLPEIPIRTGGGPYPPLSRRKTTTTTTTTTTTTTSTTTTSTTKSSTTATHKPTTTTTTTTTERPSTTPNVAAVSCVGEKLTTSAIPNVLGASSTEPTTVSVDDDDDDDGGGGGGGGDDGHDDGIPSTTPVEIIRTLVGWRRTTTTTKRPRMYQGAEEEDGAEGEGGEEAPAVVIITVTTTAAAVLAVCCFGVFFLRRRRRKRKEELNSSTRAAGQMGEPAGDRYKNRPLPQVSNKKTFTKNGRTPEAAAASVTATGTSHGRQSAGDTRTTSTAERYTLPGFMTASAKPSLQPCASADGSESVYASLDESAMIPAHQPLPLTSTTRNVRSPSSPGENLHHPSSQGHDTSSVTTTKDDLAAGGGGGGGGVLSTQAHRQGSGRYYYVNPTSEAATSQNGGLRNNIPASGAANRVSYINLSPPADSVHVYEQPRPQQDHHEYSALTNGGAQTEGGFTQSTQDPNYLHPCGTPRTARSSKKNGGGAGSQGNMQGTGIAPQQSTSSPGVRGGAVSPGDVDQDGYLVPVTSPRHGPC; encoded by the exons ATGGCTCTGCTGAAGACGTTTGGCGTGACTGTGTTCATGGTGatcttcacagcacagcacatgccaGCTTCTGGGGAAATACAAGAGTTTCTGGCTGCTGCTTTGG GGGGCCGGGTGAGGGAGGTGCTGACCACGTGCTGCCTGGTGAAGGAGGTCACGTGCCCTGTGTCACGTGTcgccctgtcacacacaccgtcactgcaCAACGCCTCGCTCTCCATCGCCTATCACGTGGCAAG AttcagccagtgtgtgtgcggCAACAGAAGGCAGTGTGTGCTGTCCTTCCAGCCCTCCTTTCTGCCTGAGGGGCTAGATGACGTCACCTATGACGTCACTTTCGTCACGGCCCTGAGGACATCAA AGTACAAGTGCACCTACCGCGGTACCCGTGCCCTCATGTGCGTCCTGGCCCAGAGCCTGAGCACCACGATGGTGGACCTGACGCTGCCTGGGGCCCTGGGGACACCGCTAGGGACATCGGGGACACTGGGGACACTAAGGGCACACCTGGCCGCGACCGCCTCAATGACACGGTCCTCACGGGCACTCATGGCCCTGGGCGCCGCCGGCTTCTTCGGGGAGGCCATGGAGGAGGCCGTGGAGCATCTGGTAGAGACCGGAAGGTaccctcccctaccaccaccatctcgTCCACCACCggcagcagggggaggagggagggagtgcgggAGGAGTTGCGCGCCCTTACGCTGTGCGGTGCtggtgtggaaggaggaggagggcgggagaCTGCAAGGGTTGAGGGCCTTCCCTGCTGGTGTGGTGTTCAGCTTGCGGGACCACCACCACAGGGGGAGGAGGCTGAGCGAGCGACAGCGTTACCATCAGT gtCTGAGAAAAAACGACGTGGtccctcctccactctccacGACCACCATGAGGACCGACCTCCAGCTCCCAGAGATCCCCATCAGGACCGGTGGGGGGCCCTACCCCCCTCTATCCCGgcgcaaaaccaccaccaccaccaccaccacaacaacaacaaccacctctactaccaccaccagtaccaccaaaTCCTCCACTACCGCCACACACaagcctaccaccaccaccaccaccaccacaacagaaagACCATCCACCACGCCCAACGTTGCTGCAGTGAGTTGCGTGGGAGAGAAGCTGACGACCTCTGCAATTCCTAATGTGTTGGGAGCAAGCTCTACCGAACCCACTACAGTCtcggttgatgatgatgatgatgatgatggtggtggtggtggtggtggtggtgatgatggccatGATGATGGTATTCCGTCAACAACTCCGGTGGAGATTATCAGAACgttggtggggtggaggaggacgacgacgacgacaaagcgTCCGAGGATGTATCAGGGAGCTGAAGAgg AGGacggggcagagggagagggaggggaggaagcaccggctgtcgtcatcatcactgtcaccacgaCAGCAGCGGCTGTGCTGGCTGTTTGCTGCTTCGGCGTCTTCTTCCTGCGACGACGCCGGCGAAAACGGAA AGAGGAGTTGAACTCCAGCACGCGGGCAGCAGGACAGATGGGTGAGCCGGCTGGGGACCGCTACAAAAACAGACCTCTGCCTCAAGTGTCCAACAAGAAG ACATTCACGAAGAACGGGAGGACTCCAGAAGCTGCTGCAGCTTCCGTCACCGCCACAGGGACGTCCCACGGGAGGCAGTCCGCGGGAGACACGAGGACCACGTCCACAGCTGAGCGATACACCCTCCCTGGCTTCATGACCGCCTCCGCCAAACCCAGCCTCCAGCCCTGCGCCTCTGCTGACGGCAGTGAGAGTGTGTACGCCTCCCTGGATGAGAGCGCCATGATCCCTGCCCACCAGCCGCTGCCtctcaccagcaccaccagaaaCGTGCGGTCACCGAGCAGCCCCGGTGAGAACCTCCATCATCCAAGCTCCCAGGGTCACGACACGTCCTCCGTGACAACCACCAAGGATGACctggctgctggtggtggtggtggtggtgggggagtgctgtctacacaggcacacaggcagggtTCCGGGAGGTACTATTACGTTAACCCTACCTCTGAGGCGGCAACTTCCCAGAATGGTGGGCTCAGAAACAACATTCCAGCCAGCGGTGCTGCTAACAGGGTCAGCTACATCAACCTCTCTCCTCCAGCCGACAGCGTCCACGTGTACGAGCAGCCTCGACCGCAGCAAGACCACCACGAGTACTCTGCACTGACCAACGGTGGAGCTCAAACAGAGGGGGGCTTCACCCAAAGCACACAGGATCCGAACTACCTCCACCCCTGTGGAACGCCCAGAACGGCTCGTTCCTCCAAAAAGAACGGTGGCGGTGCTGGGAGCCAGGGTAACATGCAGGGGACGGGTATCGCTCCCCAACAGTCCACCTCCAGCCCCGGGGTGCGGGGAGGTGCTGTGTCCCCTGGGGACGTGGATCAGGATGGTTACCTGGTGCCCGTAACGTCACCTAGACATGGTCCATGCTGA
- the LOC143285013 gene encoding uncharacterized protein LOC143285013 isoform X1 — translation MALLKTFGVTVFMVIFTAQHMPASGEIQEFLAAALGGRVREVLTTCCLVKEVTCPVSRVALSHTPSLHNASLSIAYHVARFSQCVCGNRRQCVLSFQPSFLPEGLDDVTYDVTFVTALRTSKYKCTYRGTRALMCVLAQSLSTTMVDLTLPGALGTPLGTSGTLGTLRAHLAATASMTRSSRALMALGAAGFFGEAMEEAVEHLVETGRYPPLPPPSRPPPAAGGGGRECGRSCAPLRCAVLVWKEEEGGRLQGLRAFPAGVVFSLRDHHHRGRRLSERQRYHQCLRKNDVVPPPLSTTTMRTDLQLPEIPIRTGGGPYPPLSRRKTTTTTTTTTTTTTSTTTTSTTKSSTTATHKPTTTTTTTTTERPSTTPNVAAVSCVGEKLTTSAIPNVLGASSTEPTTVSVDDDDDDDGGGGGGGGDDGHDDGIPSTTPVEIIRTLVGWRRTTTTTKRPRMYQGAEEEDGAEGEGGEEAPAVVIITVTTTAAAVLAVCCFGVFFLRRRRRKRNREELNSSTRAAGQMGEPAGDRYKNRPLPQVSNKKTFTKNGRTPEAAAASVTATGTSHGRQSAGDTRTTSTAERYTLPGFMTASAKPSLQPCASADGSESVYASLDESAMIPAHQPLPLTSTTRNVRSPSSPGENLHHPSSQGHDTSSVTTTKDDLAAGGGGGGGGVLSTQAHRQGSGRYYYVNPTSEAATSQNGGLRNNIPASGAANRVSYINLSPPADSVHVYEQPRPQQDHHEYSALTNGGAQTEGGFTQSTQDPNYLHPCGTPRTARSSKKNGGGAGSQGNMQGTGIAPQQSTSSPGVRGGAVSPGDVDQDGYLVPVTSPRHGPC, via the exons ATGGCTCTGCTGAAGACGTTTGGCGTGACTGTGTTCATGGTGatcttcacagcacagcacatgccaGCTTCTGGGGAAATACAAGAGTTTCTGGCTGCTGCTTTGG GGGGCCGGGTGAGGGAGGTGCTGACCACGTGCTGCCTGGTGAAGGAGGTCACGTGCCCTGTGTCACGTGTcgccctgtcacacacaccgtcactgcaCAACGCCTCGCTCTCCATCGCCTATCACGTGGCAAG AttcagccagtgtgtgtgcggCAACAGAAGGCAGTGTGTGCTGTCCTTCCAGCCCTCCTTTCTGCCTGAGGGGCTAGATGACGTCACCTATGACGTCACTTTCGTCACGGCCCTGAGGACATCAA AGTACAAGTGCACCTACCGCGGTACCCGTGCCCTCATGTGCGTCCTGGCCCAGAGCCTGAGCACCACGATGGTGGACCTGACGCTGCCTGGGGCCCTGGGGACACCGCTAGGGACATCGGGGACACTGGGGACACTAAGGGCACACCTGGCCGCGACCGCCTCAATGACACGGTCCTCACGGGCACTCATGGCCCTGGGCGCCGCCGGCTTCTTCGGGGAGGCCATGGAGGAGGCCGTGGAGCATCTGGTAGAGACCGGAAGGTaccctcccctaccaccaccatctcgTCCACCACCggcagcagggggaggagggagggagtgcgggAGGAGTTGCGCGCCCTTACGCTGTGCGGTGCtggtgtggaaggaggaggagggcgggagaCTGCAAGGGTTGAGGGCCTTCCCTGCTGGTGTGGTGTTCAGCTTGCGGGACCACCACCACAGGGGGAGGAGGCTGAGCGAGCGACAGCGTTACCATCAGT gtCTGAGAAAAAACGACGTGGtccctcctccactctccacGACCACCATGAGGACCGACCTCCAGCTCCCAGAGATCCCCATCAGGACCGGTGGGGGGCCCTACCCCCCTCTATCCCGgcgcaaaaccaccaccaccaccaccaccacaacaacaacaaccacctctactaccaccaccagtaccaccaaaTCCTCCACTACCGCCACACACaagcctaccaccaccaccaccaccaccacaacagaaagACCATCCACCACGCCCAACGTTGCTGCAGTGAGTTGCGTGGGAGAGAAGCTGACGACCTCTGCAATTCCTAATGTGTTGGGAGCAAGCTCTACCGAACCCACTACAGTCtcggttgatgatgatgatgatgatgatggtggtggtggtggtggtggtggtgatgatggccatGATGATGGTATTCCGTCAACAACTCCGGTGGAGATTATCAGAACgttggtggggtggaggaggacgacgacgacgacaaagcgTCCGAGGATGTATCAGGGAGCTGAAGAgg AGGacggggcagagggagagggaggggaggaagcaccggctgtcgtcatcatcactgtcaccacgaCAGCAGCGGCTGTGCTGGCTGTTTGCTGCTTCGGCGTCTTCTTCCTGCGACGACGCCGGCGAAAACGGAA CAGAGAGGAGTTGAACTCCAGCACGCGGGCAGCAGGACAGATGGGTGAGCCGGCTGGGGACCGCTACAAAAACAGACCTCTGCCTCAAGTGTCCAACAAGAAG ACATTCACGAAGAACGGGAGGACTCCAGAAGCTGCTGCAGCTTCCGTCACCGCCACAGGGACGTCCCACGGGAGGCAGTCCGCGGGAGACACGAGGACCACGTCCACAGCTGAGCGATACACCCTCCCTGGCTTCATGACCGCCTCCGCCAAACCCAGCCTCCAGCCCTGCGCCTCTGCTGACGGCAGTGAGAGTGTGTACGCCTCCCTGGATGAGAGCGCCATGATCCCTGCCCACCAGCCGCTGCCtctcaccagcaccaccagaaaCGTGCGGTCACCGAGCAGCCCCGGTGAGAACCTCCATCATCCAAGCTCCCAGGGTCACGACACGTCCTCCGTGACAACCACCAAGGATGACctggctgctggtggtggtggtggtggtgggggagtgctgtctacacaggcacacaggcagggtTCCGGGAGGTACTATTACGTTAACCCTACCTCTGAGGCGGCAACTTCCCAGAATGGTGGGCTCAGAAACAACATTCCAGCCAGCGGTGCTGCTAACAGGGTCAGCTACATCAACCTCTCTCCTCCAGCCGACAGCGTCCACGTGTACGAGCAGCCTCGACCGCAGCAAGACCACCACGAGTACTCTGCACTGACCAACGGTGGAGCTCAAACAGAGGGGGGCTTCACCCAAAGCACACAGGATCCGAACTACCTCCACCCCTGTGGAACGCCCAGAACGGCTCGTTCCTCCAAAAAGAACGGTGGCGGTGCTGGGAGCCAGGGTAACATGCAGGGGACGGGTATCGCTCCCCAACAGTCCACCTCCAGCCCCGGGGTGCGGGGAGGTGCTGTGTCCCCTGGGGACGTGGATCAGGATGGTTACCTGGTGCCCGTAACGTCACCTAGACATGGTCCATGCTGA